A region from the Brassica napus cultivar Da-Ae chromosome C8, Da-Ae, whole genome shotgun sequence genome encodes:
- the LOC106378822 gene encoding uncharacterized protein LOC106378822 produces the protein MQPTRRTSRLLKLKNVEAASPNTYDLSSGSGSSSRKRSRRRVSASDAVPPPESVEPEVESLSDDESSDDHSDEAPPAADTPPKVLRFEESRNVYQTKAQFYPELMRPKRMPMTERFFSIEATERFRELRGRNFIPQQSISLTDKNLSHVRRIVIGAGLIHTLTDLDPYQPNVIREFIANLPEAEERDDGVAVYVRGSLVDFSPSLINLMYCIPGFEEDPNWMDERLDEVCGFLTDGRIRRGENMSSKYLTATNQVLYKLVCSNWIPTRNYTSMNQRRLRFVYMLHHHDGFDFGKLVYDQIIAMAVNTQTEKTRCIMFPNLIQQVIHFQRTITPDLLHDEFTETPKLVVKDVKAGRGSGADSSAASLEDDINRTIAGLKAIRVRLRRGHYEQHVPHPGFGKNDEQDEDEEDA, from the exons ATGCAACCAACAAGGAGGACTTCACGGCTCTTGAAACTGAAGAATGTCGAGGCTGCTTCGCCGAACACATATGACCTCTCTTCTGGGTCAGGTTCATCCTCGCGCAAGAGGAGCCGCCGTCGTGTCTCAGCTAGTGACGCTGTGCCTCCACCTGAATCCGTTGAGCCTGAAGTCGAGTCTCTCTCAGATGATGAATCCTCCGACGACCACTCCGACGAAGCCCCGCCGGCAGCTGACACTCCTCCGAAAGTACTGAGATTTGAGGAGAGTCGAAATGTGTATCAAACTAAAGCTCAGTTCTATCCAGAGCTTATGCGGCCTAAAAGGATGCCAATGACTGAACGGTTCTTCTCAATCGAGGCGACTGAGCGTTTCAGAGAGCTCCGAGGGCGGAATTTCATTCCTCAGCAGTCTATCTCCCTCACGGACAAGAATCTCTCTCATGTCAGAAGAATTGTGATCGGGGCAGGCTTGATTCATACCCTCACTGATCTCGATCCTTATCAGCCCAATGTAATCCGTGAATTCATTGCTAATCTTCCGGAAGCTGAGGAACGAGACGATGGTGTAGCGGTGTATGTTAGAGGATCTCTTGTTGATTTCTCTCCGAGTCTGATTAATTTGATGTATTGCATTCCGGGGTTTGAAGAAGATCCTAACTGGATGGATGAACGTCTTGATGAAGTTTGTGGTTTTCTCACTGATGGACGAATAAGACGAGGTGAGAACATGAGTTCGAAGTATCTCACAGCTACGAATCAGGTTCTGTATAAGCTCGTTTGCTCGAATTGGATTCCCACCAGGAACTACACTTCAATGAACCAAAGGCGACTCAGGTTCGTCTACATGCTTCATCATCATGACGGATTTGACTTCGGGAAACTCGTCtatgatcagataatagcaatGGCAGTGAACACTCAGACAGAGAAGACTCGGTGTATCATGTTCCCTAACTTGATTCAGCAGGTTATCCACTTTCAGCGTACTATAACTCCTGACTTGCTTCATGATGAGTTCACTGAAACTCCGAAGCTTGTTGTCAAGGATGTTAAAGCTGGTCGTGGGTCTGGAGCTGACTCAAGTGCTGCCAGCCTTGAAGACGACATCAATCGCACCATTGCGGGGCTTAAAGCCATTCGAGTTCGCCTGAGGA GGGGACACTATGAGCAACATGTTCCTCATCCAGGGTTTGGAAAAAACGATGAGCAggatgaagatgaggaagacGCGTAG
- the LOC106382428 gene encoding small RNA degrading nuclease 1 gives MELKLATAEKQVLEELVKLVQSRGLCGENGGWKEFLDAKDKKKIGSPNDPSKRSHDELVAFLTTFKKKQDLQVLKCHANFLLIEKLEQECPVQSLVRLTVEHPAYSVDYSFEPHSEDWFVSDVGVKTSKVMESTDLVAVDCEMVLCDNGTEGLVRVGVVDRDLKVILDEFVKPDKPVVDYRTDITGITAEDIGKATLSLVDIQETLQPFLSNGAILVGHNKDLEVLKIDHPKVMDTALVFKYPNARKPRRASLNNLCKSILGYEVRKAGVSHDCVNDATAAMKLALAVIEKRANTTIPPSKEMLEVEKAKLFIHKIPHNVTSEELEQVLSGEFTLDVKPAKTSRGCYCAFVIFRSSEEADQAFENVDGDQGQDSFGLPQKLVIFKLTSGSRVSIYVRKMVEDGSA, from the exons ATGGAGCTTAAACTAGCCACCGCCGAGAAACAA GTGCTTGAAGAGTTGGTGAAGCTAGTGCAGAGTAGAGGCCTGTGCGGCGAAAACGGAGGATGGAAGGAGTTTTTAGATGCTAAAGACAAAAAGAAGATTGGATCTCCAAATGACCCTTCGAAGCGTTCCCATGACGAACTTGTCGCGTTTCTGACAACCTTCAAGAAGAAACAAGACTTGCAG GTTCTGAAATGTCACGCCAATTTTCTTCTAATTGAAAAGTTAGAGCAGGAATGTCCTG TACAGAGTCTAGTTCGATTGACTGTTGAGCATCCTGCTTACTCAGTAGACTATTCATTCGAGCCACACTCCGAG GACTGGTTTGTATCCGATGTTGGAGTGAAGACGTCCAAGGTGATGGAATCAACCGATCTGGTAGCTGTTGACTGTGAGATGGTTCTTTGCGACAATGGAACTGAGGGTTTGGTCAGAGTTGGTGTTGTAGACCGTGATTTAAAG GTGATTCTTGACGAATTTGTGAAACCGGACAAACCTGTGGTTGACTATAGGACAGACATTACAGGGATTACCGCTGAAGATATCGGAAAAGCTACCCTCTCCCTCGTAGATATTCAG GAAACTTTGCAGCCCTTTCTATCAAATGGTGCGATTTTGGTTGGTCACAACAAAGATTTGGAAG TGCTGAAGATAGATCATCCAAAAGTAATGGATACCGCACTTGTATTCAAGTATCCCAATGCAAGAAAGCCCAGAAGAGCTTCACTTAACAACCTTTGCAAG tctATTTTGGGTTATGAAGTCAGAAAGGCAGGAGTCTCTCATGATTGTGTAAACGACGCAACAGCTGCGATGAAACTTGCACTTGCTGTTATTGAGAAAAGAGCCAACACAACAATCCCACCATCTAAAGAG ATGTTGGAGGTTGAGAAAGCAAAGCTTTTTATACATAAAATCCCTCACAATGTGACATCTGAAGAGCTGGAGCAAGTTCTTTCTGGAGAGTTTACACTTGATGTTAAG CCAGCAAAAACATCGAGAGGTTGCTATTGTGCGTTTGTTATTTTCCGTAGCTCAGAAGAAGCAGATCAAGCATTTGAAAACGTTGATGGAGACCAAGGCCAG GATTCATTTGGTTTGCCACAAAAACTGGTTATATTTAAGCTGACTTCTGGTTCAAGAGTTAGTATATATGTCCGTAAAATGGTTGAAGATGGTTCCGCGTAG
- the LOC106382427 gene encoding UPF0481 protein At3g47200-like, with protein sequence MVAVFYKDMLSWYLLTLKIREKLEAENQGQESEPINPGQNLPALPEVTRSDQDQEQSNHNHDQTLSQASKIEVTKGSPKEPRDDWVISITDKLEQAHRDDDTTIWGKLCIYRVPYYLQENDNKSYFPQTVSLGPYHHGKKRLRPMDRHKWRAVNKILKRTNQNIKMYIDAMRELEEKARACYEGPFGLSSNEFIEMLVLDGCFVLELFRGAVEGFTELGYARNDPVFAMRGSMHSIQRDMIMLENQLPLFVLNRLLELQLGTRNQTGLVAQLAVRFFDPLMPTDEPMTKTDQSKLENYLARDKAFDPFADMGELHCLDVFRRSLLRSSPKPEPRLSRKRWSSRNTRVADKRRQQLIHCVTELREAGIKFRRRKTDRFWDIQFNNGYLEIPRLLIHDGTKSLFLNLIAFEQCHIDSRNDITSYIIFMDNLIDSHEDVSYLHYCGIIEHWLGSDSEVANLFNRLCEEVVFDTEDSYLSRLSVEVNRYYNQKWNAWRATLRHKYFNNPWAIVSFCAAVILLVLTLSQSFYAAYAYYKPPS encoded by the exons ATGGTGGCTGTCTTCTACAAAGACATGTTGAGCTGGTACTTGCTCACCCTCAAGATCCGAGAAAAACTCGAAGCCGAGAACCAAGGACAAGAATCCGAACCGATTAATCCAGGCCAAAACCTCCCCGCGTTACCTGAAGTCACAAGATCCGATCAAGATCAAGAACAAAGCAATCATAACCACGACCAAACTCTGTCCCAAGCCAGTAAGATCGAGGTAACAAAAGGAAGTCCAAAAGAGCCACGAGATGATTGGGTGATCTCAATCACAGACAAACTAGAGCAAGCACATAGAGACGACGACACGACGATATGGGGCAAACTCTGCATCTACAGAGTTCCGTATTACTTGCAAGAAAACGACAACAAATCGTATTTCCCTCAGACCGTGTCGCTTGGTCCGTATCACCACGGTAAAAAACGGCTCCGGCCTATGGACCGTCACAAATGGCGTGCCGTCAACAAAATCTTGAAACGTACGAACCAGAACATTAAAATGTATATTGACGCCATGAGAGAGCTTGAAGAGAAGGCTCGAGCTTGCTACGAAGGTCCTTTCGGTTTGAGCAGTAATGAGTTTATTGAAATGCTTGTTCTTGATGGTTGTTTTGTGCTTGAGCTCTTCAGAGGAGCCGTTGAAGGATTCACAGAACTCGG ATATGCACGTAATGATCCGGTTTTTGCAATGAGAGGATCGATGCATTCAATTCAACGTGATATGATAATGCTCGAAAATCAACTTCCCTTGTTTGTACTAAACCGGTTATTAGAGCTACAGCTTGGTACACGCAACCAAACCGGTTTAGTGGCGCAGTTAGCAGTACGGTTTTTTGATCCACTAATGCCAACAGACGAGCCAATGACCAAAACCGACCAGTCAAAACTCGAGAACTATCTGGCAAGAGATAAAGCGTTTGACCCATTCGCCGACATGGGCGAGTTGCACTGTCTTGATGTTTTCCGTCGAAGTCTACTCCGGTCTAGTCCTAAACCGGAACCAAGGTTATCAAGAAAGAGATGGTCTTCTCGGAATACGCGCGTGGCCGACAAGCGCAGACAACAGCTGATACATTGCGTAACGGAACTGAGAGAGGCCGGTATTAAGTTTAGGAGAAGGAAAACCGACCGGTTTTGGGATATTCAATTCAATAACGGTTATCTAGAGATACCAAGGCTACTTATTCATGACG GTACCAAATCTCTTTTCTTGAACCTTATAGCTTTTGAACAGTGCCATATTGACTCGAGGAATGACATAACATCCTACATAATCTTCATGGACAATCTAATAGATTCTCACGAAGATGTTAGCTACTTACACTACTGCGGCATTATCGAACATTGGCTAGGAAGTGATTCTGAAGTTGCTAATTTGTTCAACCGGTTATGTGAAGAAGTTGTTTTTGATACCGAAGATAGTTATCTATCTCGTTTATCTGTTGAGGTTAACCGTTATTACAATCAAAAGTGGAATGCTTGGAGGGCGACCTTAAGACACAAGTACTTCAATAATCCATGGGCAATTGTCTCGTTCTGCGCTGCAGTTATTCTACTCGTCCTCACATTATCTCAAAGTTTTTATGCTGCTTATGCTTATTATAAGCCACCTTCCTAA